Proteins encoded together in one Kingella oralis window:
- a CDS encoding calcium:proton antiporter, with protein MTKPTHNPLPIWSIVLPIAAWLVYFIGIKGSVPLQLIGGAMLIGSVLSAVHHAEVVAHKVGEPFGTIILALAITVLEVGLIVSMMMGGGSNAAYLARDTVFAAIMLILTGLLGVCLLIGGLKHREQFFNKKSVSTALVTLISILVLTLVLPNFTTSTPSGSYNTAQLLFIAVASFVLYFSFILTQTVRHRDYFLADDEDVNHHAEPPSAQIALASLVCLVVCLGVVIALAKALSPAIESMVVSWGAPKALVGVIIAAVVLMPESLAALTAARRNRLQTSINLALGSALASIGLTIPAVALVCLIYDIDVVLGLDAKSMLLLGLSTFTVMLSLHYGKTNMLYGIVLLVNLAAYVFTVIVP; from the coding sequence ATGACAAAACCCACCCACAACCCCCTCCCCATCTGGTCTATCGTCCTGCCTATTGCCGCATGGCTGGTGTATTTCATCGGTATCAAAGGCAGCGTACCGTTGCAGTTGATTGGCGGCGCGATGCTGATTGGCAGCGTGTTATCCGCCGTGCACCATGCCGAAGTGGTGGCGCACAAAGTGGGCGAACCGTTTGGCACGATTATTCTTGCGCTGGCGATTACCGTGCTGGAAGTGGGGCTGATTGTGTCCATGATGATGGGTGGGGGCAGTAACGCCGCCTATTTGGCGCGCGATACTGTGTTTGCTGCTATCATGTTGATTTTAACGGGATTATTGGGCGTGTGCCTGCTAATTGGTGGCTTGAAACACCGCGAGCAGTTTTTCAATAAAAAATCGGTGAGTACCGCGCTGGTAACGCTGATCTCCATTTTGGTGCTCACGCTGGTGCTGCCCAATTTCACCACCAGCACGCCATCGGGCAGCTACAACACGGCGCAGCTGCTGTTTATTGCCGTTGCGTCTTTTGTGCTGTATTTTTCCTTTATCCTGACTCAAACCGTGCGCCACCGCGACTATTTTCTAGCCGATGATGAAGATGTGAACCATCACGCCGAGCCGCCTTCCGCCCAAATCGCGCTGGCTAGCTTGGTGTGCTTGGTGGTGTGTTTGGGCGTGGTGATTGCGTTGGCAAAAGCCCTGTCGCCCGCCATTGAAAGCATGGTGGTGTCGTGGGGCGCGCCCAAGGCGTTGGTGGGCGTGATTATCGCCGCCGTGGTGCTGATGCCCGAAAGCCTCGCCGCGCTCACCGCCGCCCGCCGCAATCGCTTGCAAACCAGCATCAATCTGGCTTTGGGCTCTGCCCTTGCCAGCATCGGGCTCACCATTCCCGCCGTGGCGTTGGTGTGCTTGATTTACGATATTGACGTGGTGCTGGGCTTGGACGCCAAATCCATGCTGCTGCTTGGGTTGAGCACGTTTACTGTGATGCTGTCGCTGCATTATGGCAAAACCAATATGCTGTATGGCATTGTTTTGCTGGTAAATTTGGCGGCGTATGTGTTTACGGTGATTGTGCCGTGA
- the miaB gene encoding tRNA (N6-isopentenyl adenosine(37)-C2)-methylthiotransferase MiaB produces MKKVFIRTFGCQMNEYDSEKMLAVLAEEHGGIEQVSEPDNADIILFNTCSVREKAQEKVFSDLGRVKPLKQKNPNLIIGVAGCVASQEGEAIIERAPYVDVVFGPQTLHRLPKMIVDKETTGLSQVDISFPEIEKFDHLPPARVDGGSAFISIMEGCSKYCSFCVVPYTRGEEFSRPLNDVLTEIAGLAQQGVKEINLLGQNVNAYRGEMDDGGICDFATLLRIVHEIPGIERLRFTTSHPREFTDAIIECYRDLPKLVSHLHLPIQSGSDRVLSAMKRGYTALEYKSIIRKLRAIRPDLCLSSDFIVGFPGETEREFEQTLKLVKDIAFDLSFVFIYSPRPGTPAANLPDDTPHEEKVRRLEALNEVIEAETARINQTMLGTVQRCLVEGISKKDPDQLQARTANNRVVNFYGDVSLINQMVEIEITDARTFSLSGELV; encoded by the coding sequence ATGAAAAAAGTCTTTATCCGCACCTTCGGCTGCCAAATGAACGAATACGACAGCGAAAAAATGCTCGCCGTACTCGCCGAAGAACACGGTGGCATTGAACAAGTTTCCGAACCCGACAACGCCGACATCATTCTCTTCAACACCTGCTCCGTGCGCGAAAAAGCGCAGGAAAAAGTATTCTCCGACCTCGGGCGCGTGAAACCGCTGAAACAGAAAAACCCCAATCTCATCATCGGCGTGGCCGGCTGCGTTGCCTCGCAGGAAGGCGAAGCCATTATCGAACGCGCACCCTATGTGGATGTCGTCTTCGGCCCGCAAACCCTGCACCGCTTGCCCAAAATGATTGTGGATAAAGAAACCACCGGCCTCTCGCAGGTAGACATCTCCTTCCCCGAAATCGAAAAATTCGACCACCTGCCCCCCGCCCGCGTGGACGGCGGCAGCGCGTTTATTTCCATTATGGAAGGCTGTTCCAAATACTGCTCCTTCTGCGTCGTGCCCTACACGCGCGGCGAAGAATTCTCGCGCCCACTGAACGACGTACTCACCGAAATCGCCGGCTTGGCGCAACAAGGCGTGAAAGAAATCAACCTGTTGGGGCAAAACGTCAACGCCTATCGCGGCGAAATGGACGACGGTGGCATCTGCGACTTCGCCACCCTGCTGCGCATCGTGCACGAAATCCCTGGTATTGAACGGCTGCGCTTCACCACCAGCCACCCACGCGAGTTTACCGATGCCATCATCGAATGCTACCGCGACCTGCCCAAGCTGGTTTCCCATCTGCACCTGCCAATTCAAAGCGGCAGCGACCGCGTGTTAAGTGCCATGAAACGCGGCTACACCGCGCTGGAATACAAATCCATCATCCGCAAACTGCGCGCCATCCGCCCCGATTTGTGCCTCAGCTCCGACTTTATCGTTGGCTTTCCAGGAGAGACCGAGCGCGAGTTTGAGCAAACCTTAAAGCTGGTGAAAGACATCGCCTTTGATTTGAGCTTCGTGTTCATCTACAGCCCGCGCCCTGGTACGCCCGCCGCCAACCTGCCCGATGACACGCCGCATGAAGAAAAAGTGCGCCGCCTTGAAGCGCTGAACGAAGTGATCGAAGCCGAAACCGCCCGCATCAACCAAACCATGCTCGGCACGGTGCAACGCTGCTTGGTGGAAGGCATCTCCAAAAAAGACCCCGACCAGCTGCAGGCGCGCACCGCCAACAACCGTGTGGTGAACTTTTACGGCGATGTATCGCTGATTAATCAAATGGTGGAGATTGAAATCACCGATGCGCGAACCTTCTCGCTGAGCGGCGAACTGGTTTGA
- a CDS encoding NAD(P)-binding protein → MPLHLTRRRFLKSTAATAGAVAFAGPVYRALAAEEAAAYYPPALIRALMGDNDGSQAAAHGVALRGQSVTLPEKVSEQYDLIVIGAGLSGLTAAYLYQKSRPKAKILLLDAHQDFGGHAIRNEFRANGKLILGYGGSESIDSPKTGYSRQAKQLLRDLGIDYTKFNRYFDQTLYEKWGLKEGVFFDEATFGKNAVVAGQPETGNAQSATVIAQFPLSEDARAALTALYTKPADYWQGKSKRERTELAHSTSYYDFLKNTAKLPESALNYLTQISSEYWGISIHAISVYSALEDGYPGVQNLKLSHKAHAEEPYIYHFPDGNASIARLLVRKLIPGIAAGNSMEDIVTAQFDYGKLDLPANDVRIRLNSTALIVQNTANGVAVAYKTPSSQDLARADAAKCIFAGHSALAAKIMPEMPEAQKTAELSNSRTPMVYANALVKNARAFKKLGVHRLYSPAAFFCDVKLDDPVSIGDYRFAQSPDEPIVIHMAHIATATEGKTPQEMYKKGRGKLAGMSFDAIKEEMLKQLRAIYALAGENLDDNLLDVSINRWSHGYSYERLDLFNTERNAADTTAQMQKRLGNILMAGSDVAWKPYVQDAIDQAYRAVKEALA, encoded by the coding sequence ATGCCTTTACACCTCACCCGCCGTCGCTTTCTCAAAAGCACCGCCGCCACGGCAGGCGCGGTTGCCTTTGCCGGCCCCGTTTACCGCGCCCTCGCCGCCGAAGAAGCCGCTGCGTATTATCCGCCCGCGCTCATCCGCGCGCTGATGGGCGACAACGACGGCAGCCAAGCCGCCGCCCACGGCGTTGCCCTGCGCGGACAAAGCGTAACCCTGCCCGAAAAAGTCAGCGAGCAATACGACTTAATCGTTATCGGCGCAGGATTAAGCGGTCTAACCGCCGCCTATCTCTACCAAAAATCGCGCCCCAAAGCCAAAATCCTGCTGCTGGACGCGCACCAAGATTTCGGCGGGCACGCCATCCGCAACGAATTCCGCGCCAACGGCAAACTCATCTTGGGCTACGGCGGCAGCGAATCCATCGATTCGCCCAAAACAGGCTATTCGCGGCAAGCCAAGCAGCTGCTGCGCGACCTCGGCATCGATTACACCAAATTCAACCGCTATTTTGACCAAACCCTATACGAAAAATGGGGCTTGAAAGAAGGCGTATTCTTCGACGAAGCCACCTTCGGCAAAAACGCCGTCGTTGCAGGGCAGCCTGAAACCGGCAACGCCCAATCCGCCACCGTTATCGCGCAGTTCCCCCTGTCCGAAGATGCCCGCGCCGCGCTCACCGCGCTTTACACCAAACCCGCCGACTACTGGCAGGGCAAAAGCAAACGCGAGCGTACCGAGCTTGCCCACAGCACGAGCTACTACGATTTCCTGAAAAACACCGCCAAGCTGCCCGAAAGCGCCCTGAACTACCTCACCCAAATCAGCAGCGAATACTGGGGCATTTCCATCCACGCCATTTCCGTTTATTCCGCGCTGGAAGACGGTTACCCCGGCGTGCAAAACCTGAAATTGAGCCATAAAGCCCACGCCGAAGAGCCGTATATCTACCACTTCCCCGATGGCAACGCCTCCATTGCCCGCCTGTTGGTGCGCAAGCTGATTCCCGGCATCGCCGCAGGCAACAGCATGGAAGACATCGTTACCGCGCAGTTTGATTACGGCAAACTGGACTTGCCCGCCAACGACGTCCGCATCCGCCTCAACAGCACCGCGCTGATTGTGCAGAACACGGCAAACGGCGTGGCGGTTGCCTACAAAACCCCAAGCAGCCAAGACTTGGCGCGCGCCGATGCTGCAAAATGCATTTTCGCGGGACACAGCGCGCTGGCGGCGAAAATCATGCCCGAAATGCCCGAAGCGCAAAAAACGGCGGAACTGAGCAACTCGCGCACGCCGATGGTTTACGCCAACGCGCTGGTGAAAAACGCCCGCGCCTTCAAAAAACTGGGCGTGCACCGCCTGTATTCGCCCGCCGCGTTCTTCTGCGACGTGAAGCTGGACGACCCCGTGAGCATCGGCGATTACCGATTTGCCCAAAGCCCAGACGAGCCGATTGTGATCCACATGGCGCACATCGCCACCGCCACCGAAGGCAAAACGCCGCAGGAAATGTATAAAAAAGGGCGCGGCAAACTGGCGGGCATGAGCTTTGACGCGATTAAAGAAGAAATGCTCAAACAGCTTCGCGCCATCTACGCGCTGGCGGGCGAAAATCTGGACGACAACCTGCTGGACGTTTCCATCAACCGCTGGTCGCACGGCTACAGCTACGAGCGGCTGGATTTGTTCAACACCGAGCGCAACGCGGCGGACACCACCGCGCAAATGCAAAAACGCTTGGGCAATATTTTGATGGCGGGCAGCGATGTGGCTTGGAAGCCGTATGTGCAAGACGCCATCGACCAAGCGTATCGCGCGGTAAAAGAAGCCTTGGCGTAA
- the cueR gene encoding Cu(I)-responsive transcriptional regulator: MNISQAAAQTGLSAKQIRDYEKQGLLPPAPRSEAGYRRFLPVDLQRLRFIAHAREVGFSLAQIKRLLALADDPERHSRDVKQLTSEHIAELNQKIATLQTMRDTLQAWHNQCAGDDAAACCILEGIGSLKTGEAG; this comes from the coding sequence ATGAACATTAGCCAAGCCGCCGCCCAAACGGGCTTATCCGCCAAACAAATCCGCGATTATGAAAAACAAGGCTTGCTACCGCCCGCGCCACGCAGCGAAGCGGGTTATCGCCGTTTTTTGCCTGTCGATTTGCAACGGCTGCGCTTTATCGCCCACGCGCGCGAAGTGGGCTTTTCGCTGGCGCAGATTAAACGCTTGCTGGCGTTGGCAGACGACCCAGAACGGCACAGCCGCGATGTCAAACAACTGACGAGCGAACACATCGCCGAGCTCAACCAAAAAATCGCCACGCTGCAAACCATGCGCGACACGCTGCAAGCATGGCACAACCAATGCGCGGGCGACGATGCTGCGGCGTGTTGTATTTTGGAAGGGATAGGCAGCCTGAAAACGGGGGAAGCGGGGTAG
- the mraY gene encoding phospho-N-acetylmuramoyl-pentapeptide-transferase — MLLWLAHLSNWISALNIFQYTTFRAVMAALTALAFSLLLGPWTIRKLTALKVGQAVRSDGPQTHLVKNGTPTMGGSLILTAITLSTLLWANLANPYIWILLIVLLATGALGFYDDWRKVVYKDPNGVSARFKMVWQSTVALGAGFALFFLAKNDANNILIVPFFKQVALPLGVVGFIVLTYLTIVGTSNAVNLTDGLDGLAAFPVVLVAGGLGVFSYVTGHYKFAEYLQLPFVAGANEVAIFCTAMCGACLGFLWFNAYPAQVFMGDVGALALGAALGTVAVIIRQEFVLVIMGGLFVMEAISVMLQVGWYKKTKKRIFLMAPIHHHYEQKGWKETQVVVRFWIITIVLVLIGLSTLKIR; from the coding sequence ATGCTGTTATGGCTCGCTCATTTGAGCAACTGGATTTCCGCCCTAAATATTTTCCAATACACCACCTTTCGCGCCGTGATGGCGGCACTCACCGCCCTAGCGTTTTCGCTGCTGCTCGGGCCGTGGACAATACGCAAGCTCACCGCGCTTAAAGTTGGGCAAGCCGTGCGCAGCGATGGCCCGCAAACGCATCTGGTCAAAAACGGCACGCCCACCATGGGCGGCTCGCTGATTCTCACCGCCATCACCCTGTCCACCCTGCTGTGGGCAAACCTTGCCAACCCCTATATTTGGATACTGCTGATAGTGCTGCTCGCCACGGGCGCGCTCGGCTTTTATGACGACTGGCGTAAAGTGGTTTACAAAGACCCCAACGGCGTATCCGCCCGCTTCAAAATGGTGTGGCAGTCCACCGTTGCGCTGGGCGCGGGCTTCGCGCTGTTTTTCCTAGCCAAAAACGATGCCAACAACATCTTAATCGTGCCGTTTTTCAAACAAGTTGCCCTGCCCTTGGGCGTGGTCGGCTTCATCGTTTTAACCTATCTCACCATCGTGGGCACATCCAACGCAGTAAACCTAACCGATGGCTTGGACGGGCTGGCCGCGTTCCCCGTGGTGCTGGTGGCGGGCGGCTTGGGCGTTTTTTCTTATGTAACAGGGCATTACAAATTTGCCGAATACTTGCAACTGCCGTTTGTGGCGGGGGCAAACGAAGTCGCCATTTTCTGCACCGCCATGTGCGGCGCGTGTTTGGGCTTTTTGTGGTTCAACGCCTACCCCGCGCAAGTGTTTATGGGCGACGTGGGCGCGTTGGCATTGGGCGCAGCATTGGGCACGGTGGCGGTGATTATTCGCCAAGAATTTGTGTTGGTGATTATGGGCGGCTTGTTTGTGATGGAAGCGATTTCCGTGATGCTGCAAGTGGGCTGGTATAAAAAAACCAAAAAACGCATTTTCCTGATGGCACCGATTCATCATCACTACGAGCAAAAAGGCTGGAAAGAAACGCAAGTGGTGGTGCGCTTTTGGATTATCACCATTGTGCTGGTGCTGATTGGATTGAGCACGTTGAAGATTCGGTAA
- the map gene encoding type I methionyl aminopeptidase, with product MAVIIHTPEEIEKMRELGKLVAEALDYIGDFVKPGITTNELDKLVYDYHVNVQGGYPAPLHYGNPPYPKSCCTSVNHVICHGIPDDKPLKEGDIINIDLTIKKDGFHGDSSRMFTVGKVSPQAQRLIDVTHESMMAGIAAVKAGATLGDIGYACQNVAENAGYSVVQEFCGHGIGRDFHCEPQILHYGRKGQGMVLKAGMIFTIEPMINQGKRHLRILDDGWTVVTKDRKLSAQWEHEVLVTETGCEILTISPRTGKA from the coding sequence ATGGCAGTAATCATCCACACCCCCGAAGAAATTGAAAAAATGCGCGAGCTGGGCAAGCTCGTTGCCGAAGCGCTGGATTATATCGGCGATTTCGTGAAACCCGGCATCACCACCAACGAGCTGGATAAGCTGGTGTACGACTATCACGTGAACGTGCAGGGCGGCTATCCTGCGCCCTTGCATTATGGTAATCCGCCCTATCCCAAATCGTGCTGCACCTCGGTGAACCATGTGATTTGCCACGGCATCCCCGATGATAAACCGTTGAAAGAAGGCGATATTATCAACATTGATTTAACCATCAAAAAAGACGGTTTTCACGGCGACAGCAGCCGCATGTTTACCGTGGGCAAAGTGAGCCCGCAGGCGCAGCGCCTGATTGACGTTACCCACGAAAGCATGATGGCGGGCATCGCCGCCGTGAAAGCGGGCGCAACGCTGGGCGACATTGGCTACGCCTGCCAAAACGTTGCCGAAAACGCAGGCTATTCGGTGGTGCAAGAATTTTGTGGGCACGGCATCGGGCGCGATTTCCATTGCGAGCCGCAAATTTTGCACTACGGGCGCAAAGGGCAAGGCATGGTGCTCAAAGCGGGCATGATTTTCACCATCGAGCCGATGATTAACCAAGGCAAACGCCATCTGCGCATCTTGGACGACGGCTGGACGGTGGTAACCAAAGACCGCAAGCTCTCCGCGCAATGGGAACACGAAGTGCTGGTTACTGAAACGGGCTGCGAGATTTTGACTATTTCGCCGAGAACAGGGAAAGCGTAA
- a CDS encoding DUF4190 domain-containing protein — protein sequence MANTPNPTPRTTNILAVVSLICGLLGLAGGLPSAGVINIAAIVMGHMARSQIRQNPNEDGAGIALAGLIIGYIGLLVVPLIMLAAVVIVMILYGINFEAAVNELFRLLLSLLH from the coding sequence ATGGCAAACACCCCCAACCCTACGCCCCGCACCACCAATATCCTAGCCGTGGTGAGCCTGATTTGCGGACTGCTGGGCTTGGCGGGCGGGCTGCCCTCCGCAGGCGTAATCAACATCGCCGCCATTGTGATGGGACACATGGCGCGCAGCCAAATCCGCCAAAACCCAAATGAAGACGGCGCGGGCATCGCGTTGGCAGGCTTAATCATAGGCTACATCGGCTTGCTGGTTGTGCCGCTGATTATGCTGGCGGCAGTGGTTATCGTGATGATTTTATATGGAATAAACTTTGAAGCGGCTGTAAACGAGCTTTTCAGGCTGCTGTTATCGCTGCTGCATTAG
- a CDS encoding acetoin reductase has protein sequence MSDKKVAVVTGSAAGLGKAIATRLAQDGFAVVLHDINADNLAKVKAEFDQKGWQNIAVQGNVANRADQFRLAEEAVKAFGRLDVWVNNAGVESVGTFLSLDEAEIDRVLGVNIKGVIFGTQAAAEQMKKQKTISKIINACSIAGHESYEMLSLYCATKHAVRSFTHSTAKELAQYNIRVNAYCPGVADTPMWERIDAAFVQHKGYKPKQAWTEFTAGILAGRPQQPEDVACLVSFLSSPDSDYITGQTILTDGGMVFR, from the coding sequence ATGTCTGATAAAAAAGTCGCCGTCGTAACTGGTTCGGCCGCAGGTTTGGGCAAAGCCATCGCCACCCGCTTGGCGCAGGACGGTTTTGCCGTGGTGTTGCACGACATCAACGCCGACAATCTTGCCAAAGTCAAAGCCGAATTTGACCAAAAAGGCTGGCAAAACATCGCCGTGCAAGGCAACGTTGCCAACCGCGCCGACCAATTTCGCCTTGCCGAAGAAGCCGTTAAAGCGTTCGGACGCTTGGATGTGTGGGTGAACAACGCGGGCGTGGAATCGGTGGGCACATTCTTGTCGCTGGACGAAGCCGAAATTGACCGCGTGCTGGGCGTAAACATCAAAGGCGTGATTTTCGGCACGCAAGCGGCCGCCGAGCAAATGAAAAAACAAAAAACCATCAGCAAAATCATCAACGCGTGCAGCATCGCGGGGCACGAATCCTACGAAATGCTCAGCCTGTATTGCGCCACCAAACATGCCGTGCGCTCGTTCACGCATTCCACCGCCAAAGAATTGGCGCAATACAACATCCGCGTGAACGCCTATTGCCCCGGCGTTGCCGACACGCCGATGTGGGAGCGCATCGACGCGGCGTTCGTGCAACACAAAGGCTATAAACCCAAACAAGCGTGGACGGAATTCACCGCCGGCATTTTGGCGGGCCGCCCGCAACAGCCCGAAGACGTGGCTTGCCTGGTGTCGTTCCTATCGTCGCCCGATTCGGACTACATCACAGGGCAAACCATTTTGACCGACGGCGGCATGGTGTTCCGTTGA
- the recG gene encoding ATP-dependent DNA helicase RecG: MLPNLCQALKLTDATAQKLEKLHIHTAWDLALHLPLRYEDETHITPIAAAPIGETCQVEGEVVLQEVQFKPRKQLIARIRDNAGGLLNLRFIHFYPSQQQQLAKGQRVRALGEIKQGYYGAEMIHPKIKSPEKSELAQTLTPVYPTTNGLTQPTLRKAIAAALQHLDLREILPESVLRQYNLPTLADSLRLLHNPPPSINLAQISNGALPAWQRLKFDELLAQQLSMRLAKQKRRSGSLKPLIGNGSLTDALIAQLPFGLTRAQQRVFNEIRADLAQPHPMHRLLQGDVGSGKTIVAALAALVALEDAGGFQAAVMAPTEILAEQHYIKFKQWLEPLGISVAWLSGSLKKRDKDQARAAIADGRIRLAIGTHALFQDDVAFHNLGLVIVDEQHRFGVAQRLALKNKGQDVHQLMMSATPIPRTLAMSFFADLDVSTIDELPPNRTPIKTKLVNNVRRAEVEGFVLNTCQKGQQAYWVCPLIEESDSLQLKAATETLAELQAALPQLNIGLVHGRMKPAEKAEIMAQFVAGSLNVLVATTVIEVGVDVPNASLMVIEHAERMGLAQLHQLRGRVGRGAAASTCVLLFAEPLGQVGKQRLKVIYENTDGFEIARQDLEIRGAGDFLGVRQSGAMMLRFANLEQDLELLEHARQLAPLLIEQQPEIVQAHLERWLGSREGFMAA, from the coding sequence ATGCTCCCCAACCTCTGCCAAGCCCTCAAACTCACCGATGCCACCGCGCAAAAGCTGGAAAAGCTGCACATCCACACCGCATGGGATTTAGCCCTACACCTGCCGCTGCGCTACGAAGACGAAACCCACATCACCCCCATCGCCGCCGCGCCCATCGGCGAAACCTGCCAAGTGGAAGGCGAAGTGGTGCTGCAAGAAGTCCAGTTCAAGCCGCGCAAACAGCTCATCGCCCGCATCCGAGACAACGCAGGCGGGCTGCTTAACCTGCGCTTTATCCATTTCTACCCCAGCCAACAGCAGCAGCTTGCCAAAGGGCAGCGCGTGCGCGCGCTCGGCGAAATCAAACAGGGTTACTACGGCGCGGAAATGATACATCCCAAAATCAAATCGCCCGAAAAAAGCGAGCTCGCCCAAACGCTTACCCCCGTTTACCCCACCACCAACGGCTTAACCCAGCCCACGCTGCGCAAAGCCATCGCCGCCGCGCTGCAACATTTAGACCTGCGCGAAATCCTGCCCGAAAGCGTGCTGCGCCAATACAACCTGCCCACGCTCGCCGACAGCCTGCGCCTGCTGCACAACCCGCCGCCCAGCATCAACTTGGCGCAAATCAGCAACGGCGCGTTGCCCGCATGGCAGCGGCTGAAATTTGACGAACTGCTGGCGCAGCAACTCTCCATGCGCCTTGCCAAGCAAAAACGCCGTTCAGGCAGCCTGAAACCACTGATTGGCAACGGCAGCTTAACCGATGCGCTGATTGCCCAACTGCCGTTTGGCCTAACCCGCGCCCAACAGCGCGTGTTCAACGAAATCCGCGCCGATTTAGCCCAGCCGCATCCCATGCACCGCCTGCTGCAAGGCGATGTGGGCAGCGGCAAAACCATTGTTGCTGCGCTGGCGGCGTTGGTTGCGCTGGAAGACGCAGGCGGTTTTCAGGCTGCCGTGATGGCGCCCACCGAAATCCTAGCCGAGCAACACTACATCAAATTCAAACAATGGCTAGAACCGCTGGGCATCAGCGTGGCATGGCTTTCAGGCAGCCTGAAAAAGCGCGACAAAGACCAAGCCCGCGCCGCGATTGCCGATGGGCGCATCCGCCTTGCCATTGGCACGCACGCGCTGTTTCAAGACGATGTTGCCTTTCACAATCTTGGGCTGGTGATTGTGGACGAGCAACACCGCTTTGGCGTGGCGCAACGGCTCGCGTTGAAAAACAAAGGGCAAGATGTGCACCAGCTGATGATGTCTGCCACGCCCATCCCGCGCACGCTGGCGATGTCGTTTTTCGCCGATTTGGACGTGTCCACCATCGACGAGCTGCCCCCCAACCGCACGCCGATTAAAACCAAATTGGTGAACAACGTGCGCCGCGCGGAGGTGGAAGGCTTCGTGCTCAACACCTGCCAAAAAGGGCAGCAAGCCTATTGGGTGTGCCCGCTGATTGAAGAAAGCGACAGCCTGCAACTGAAAGCCGCCACCGAAACGCTAGCCGAGCTGCAAGCCGCGTTGCCGCAGCTCAATATTGGCTTGGTGCATGGGCGCATGAAGCCCGCCGAAAAAGCCGAAATCATGGCGCAATTTGTGGCAGGCAGCCTGAACGTGCTGGTGGCAACCACCGTGATTGAAGTGGGCGTGGACGTGCCCAACGCCAGCCTGATGGTGATTGAACACGCCGAACGCATGGGGCTGGCGCAGCTGCATCAACTGCGCGGGCGCGTGGGGCGCGGCGCGGCAGCCAGCACCTGCGTGCTGCTGTTTGCTGAACCCTTGGGGCAAGTGGGCAAACAGCGGCTCAAAGTGATTTACGAAAACACCGACGGCTTTGAAATCGCGCGGCAGGATTTGGAAATCCGCGGCGCGGGCGACTTTTTGGGCGTGCGCCAAAGCGGCGCGATGATGCTGCGCTTTGCCAATTTGGAGCAGGATTTGGAACTGCTGGAACACGCACGCCAACTCGCCCCGCTGTTGATTGAACAGCAGCCTGAAATCGTGCAGGCGCATTTGGAACGCTGGCTCGGCAGCAGGGAAGGGTTTATGGCGGCGTGA
- a CDS encoding CbrC family protein: MNPDTLIPLVEAADALDSNSRLLRMFELEPLIAAEPDSPEKHRALARVYAALGRYQSAFTHFHSAANRQNPQERADFAYLQNLAQSYGDDKQRAERPLPITPELKASLPAFKYCPDPLASGIFRTQEKAVACDCCHRDTHVFYTHPFYSYDDINALCPECIAGGRAAKELEGEFVIRHHVSQAIGKAQQDELCLRTPSYSSWQEAQWADHCGDYCAFVGYANWEDLQRQGIAEGIEWLDFQPDPEDRPYIRNGGSMVGCLFRCLHCGQHILHVDLD; this comes from the coding sequence ATGAACCCCGACACCCTCATCCCCCTCGTAGAAGCCGCCGACGCGCTGGACAGCAACAGCCGCCTGCTGCGGATGTTTGAACTGGAACCCCTTATCGCCGCCGAGCCAGACAGCCCCGAAAAACACCGCGCCCTTGCCCGCGTGTATGCCGCGCTGGGGCGTTACCAAAGCGCGTTCACCCATTTTCATTCTGCCGCTAACCGCCAAAACCCGCAAGAGCGCGCCGATTTCGCCTATTTGCAAAACCTCGCCCAAAGCTATGGCGACGACAAACAACGCGCCGAACGCCCGCTGCCCATCACCCCCGAGCTCAAAGCGTCCCTGCCCGCGTTCAAATACTGCCCCGACCCGCTCGCCTCGGGCATCTTCCGCACGCAGGAAAAAGCCGTCGCCTGCGACTGCTGCCACCGCGACACCCACGTGTTCTACACCCACCCGTTTTACAGCTACGACGACATCAACGCCCTCTGCCCCGAGTGCATCGCGGGCGGACGCGCCGCCAAAGAATTGGAGGGCGAATTTGTTATCCGCCACCACGTTTCGCAAGCAATCGGCAAAGCGCAGCAAGACGAACTCTGCCTGCGCACCCCGTCCTATTCAAGCTGGCAGGAAGCGCAATGGGCAGACCATTGCGGCGACTACTGCGCCTTTGTGGGCTATGCCAACTGGGAAGACTTGCAGCGGCAAGGCATCGCCGAGGGCATAGAATGGCTGGATTTCCAACCCGACCCCGAAGACCGCCCATACATCCGCAACGGTGGCTCAATGGTCGGCTGCCTGTTCCGCTGTTTGCATTGCGGGCAGCATATTTTGCACGTTGATTTGGATTGA